A window of Dromiciops gliroides isolate mDroGli1 chromosome X, mDroGli1.pri, whole genome shotgun sequence contains these coding sequences:
- the LOC122733607 gene encoding LOW QUALITY PROTEIN: glucocorticoid receptor-like (The sequence of the model RefSeq protein was modified relative to this genomic sequence to represent the inferred CDS: inserted 7 bases in 4 codons; deleted 2 bases in 2 codons), with the protein MDTKEPLSPSLGEETTKSIHGRSRGNVMDFYKTIRGGAPVKIPASSPSLATASHSDSKQQPLLGDYSKGSASSXQPDLSKAVSLSMGXYMGDTDSKVMGNDLVFPQQGQIGVSSGETXFRLLEESIASLSKSSRVSKSPKSSASSAPDNEFPTTSNFDKALEKPAFKKGPTGTNDGNSKLYTEDQSTFDILQDLKLSSGSPSKEANESPWRLDPLLDENCLLSPLATDEPFLLEGNADEDCKPLILPDTKPKITEGGGLILPSSNMPLPQVKTEKEDFIELCTPGVIKQEKLGPVYCQGSFPGGNIIGNKMSAISVHGVSTSGGQMYHYDLNTSSLSQQQDHKPVFNVIPPIPVGSENWNRCQGSGDDNLASLGTLNFTNRSVFSNGYSSPGMRPDVSPSPSSSSTTAGPPPKLCLVCSNEASGCHYGTCGSCKVFFKRAVEGQHNYLCAGRNDCIIDKIRRKNCPACHYRKCLQAGMNLEAQKTKKKIKGIQQPNPTTTRENSESPVNKTVVPASLPQLTPTLVSLLEVIEPEVLYAGYDSSMPWRIMSTLNMLGGRQVIAAVKWAEXPGFRNLHLDDQMTLLQYSWMFLISFALGWRSYKQSSGNLLCFAPDLVMNEQRMNLPCMYDQCKHMLLVSSELQRLQVSCEEYLCTKTLLLLSSVPKEGLKSQSLFDEIRMTYIKELGKAIVKREGNSSQNWQRFYQLTKLLDSMHEIVESLLNYCFETFLDKTMSIEFPEMLAEIINNQISKYSNGNIKKLLFHQK; encoded by the exons TATACATGGTCGCAGCAGAGGAAATGTAATGGACTTTTATAAAACGATAAGGGGTGGAGCTCCTGTGAAGATTCCTGCATCTTCACCCTCACTGGCTACTGCTTCTCATTCAGACTCTAAGCAGCAACCTCTTTTGGGTGACTATTCTAAAGGATCAGCCAGCAG GCAGCCAGATCTGTCCAAGGCAGTCTCACTATCAATGGG CTATATGGGTGATACAGATTCAAAAGTGATGGGAAATGATCTGGTATTTCCTCAGCAGGGCCAAATCGGTGTTTCTTCTGGTGAAAC TTTTAGGCTTCTTGAAGAGAGCATCGCAAGCCTCAGTAAGTCATCCAGGGTGTCCAAAAGCCCCAAGAGTTCAGCATCTTCTGCTCCAGACAATGAATTTCCAACAACATCTAATTTCGATAAAGCTTTAGAAAAGCCAGCTTTTAAAAAGGGCCCCACTGGCACTAATGATGGCAATTCGAAATTGTATACTGAAGACCAAAGTACCTTTGATATTTTACAGGATTTGAAACTGTCCTCTGGGTCCCCAAGTAAAGAGGCAAATGAGAGCCCTTGGAGACTAGACCCCTTGTTAGATGAAAACTGTTTGCTTTCTCCTTTAGCAACAGATGAGCCATTTCTCTTAGAAGGAAATGCAGATGAAGACTGCAAGCCTCTTATTTTGCCGGACACTAAGCCTAAAATTACTGAG GGGGGGGGTCTGATTTTACCCAGTTCTAATATGCCATTGCCTCAAGTGAAAACCGAAAAAGAAGATTTTATTGAACTTTGTACTCCTGGAGTAATTAAACAGGAGAAACTGGGCCCAGTTTACTGTCAAGGAAGTTTTCCTGGGggaaatataattggtaacaagATGTCTGCCATTTCTGTTCATGGTGTGAGTACCTCTGGGGGACAGATGTACCACTACGACTTGAATACTTCATCCCTTTCTCAGCAGCAGGATCACAAGCCTGTCTTTAATGTCATTCCACCCATTCCTGTTGGTTCAGAAAATTGGAATAGGTGCCAGGGATCTGGAGATGACAACTTGGCTTCCTTGGGAACTCTCAATTTCACTAATCGATCTGTTTTTTCTAATGGATATTCAAGCCCTGGAATGAGACCAGATGTAAGCCCTTCTCCATCCAGCTCCTCCACGACAGCGGGACCACCCCCCAAACTCTGCCTTGTTTGCTCCAATGAGGCTTCAGGATGCCATTATGGAACTTGTGGAAGTTGTAAAGTGTTCTTCAAGAGAGCAGTGGAAGGGCAGCACAATTATCtttgtgctggaagaaatgattgTATCATTGATAAAATTCGAAGA AAAAACTGCCCAGCATGTCATTACCGAAAATGTCTCCAAGCTGGAATGAACCTAGAAGctcaaaagacaaagaagaaaattaaaggaattcagcaacccaacccaacaacaacaagagagaATTCTGAAAGTCCTGTCAACAAAACGGTGGTTCCTGCATCATTGCCTCAGCTTACCCCGACATTAGTGTCCCTCCTGGAGGTCATTGAGCCAGAGGTGTTATATGCAGGATATGACAGTTCGATGCCTTGGAGGATCATGTCAACACTTAACATGCTAGGAGGGCGGCAAGTGATTGCAGCAGTGAAATGGGCAG GCCCAGGTTTCAGAAACTTACACCTGGATGACCAAATGACCCTGCTGCAGTACTCCTGGATGTTCCTGATATCGTTTGCACTAGGATGGAGATCATACAAACAATCGAGTGGGAACCTGCTGTGTTTCGCTCCTGATCTGGTTATGAATGAGCAGAGGATGAATTTACCTTGCATGTATGACCAATGTAAACATATGCTACTTGTGTCCAGTGAATTACAAAGGCTTCAGGTTTCCTGTGAAGAATATCTCTGCACGAAAACCTTATTACTTCTCTCTTCAGTTCCCAAGGAAGGTTTGAAGAGCCAGTCACTCTTTGATGAGATTAGAATGACTTACATCAAAGAGCTGGGGAAAGCCATAGTCAAGAGGGAAGGAAACTCAAGTCAGAACTGGCAGCGATTTTATCAGCTGACTAAACTTCTGGACTCCATGCATGAGATAGTTGAAAGCCTTCTGAACTATTGCTTCGAAACGTTTTTGGACAAGACCATGAGCATCGAGTTCCCGGAAATGTTGGCTGAAATCATCAACAATCAGATATCAAAATACTCAAATGGAAATATCAAAAAACTGCTTTTTCATCAGAAGTGA